Genomic DNA from Betta splendens chromosome 10, fBetSpl5.4, whole genome shotgun sequence:
CGGTGGCGTCACAGAGGGGCCGGGGGGGAGGTCTGCTGGGACTCACGGGCACGTTTTAACAAATAGGACCCGTTTCCTGCAGCTTCGTGTGTTTAGACACAAGCTGACTATTCAGGCCACTCGTTGTTCTAatcattgttgtgttgctttgctGCACGTGATAGTAGAACTGGTCACATTTAGACCGTGTGCTCAGATTATGGACTCAACCCGTCCACACCCtccatttctgttctgttcctgttgGAAAGTGGATCCAGCAGCTGCCAGGTGCCTGATGGAGGGGGGGCACTCGCCCTCCTTTTGTCCCGTGGGGTGGTTCATAGGTGTGTGGACAGGCCCCACCCTGCCTTTTGTCAGGAATAATGCCCTTTGCCTCGACTTGTTCCTTTTTTCGCTTTCACACACCTGCTCCCTTCTTGCCGTCACTGCCTCGGGCTCCGCAGTCGTTTAGAGGGGATCAAGTATCTCCCTGTCTCTGTTAATCTTTCTTGaaagctccacacacacacacacacacacacacacacacacacacacacacacactgaagtagCTCGTGTTTGATGGAAAACAAACCTTATCTCTGAGCTTTGACAGCTTTGACCGGGCAGGTTTGTTGTTGGGATCAGCTTAGATGGTTTTATTCTTCAAAGTACTTGATCCTGAACGGTTCCATTTTGTGTGTTAAACTGCTTGTTTGTTTCCGTCAGGCTGAAGCCCGACTTTCCTTGTAATCTATATTATAGGAACAAGAGGTTGGTTGTTGCGTCACTAGACCACATGAAGCCCAGGCCTCGTTGCAACATTAGCTTTTTGCAAATGGGCCTCGCCTGCAATTACTAATCAACAGTGCGGGAGTCCAGATTTATGAGGGGttattgtttgtgtgcgtgtgtgtgtgtgcgtgtgtgtgtgtgtgtgtgtgcgtgcgtgtgtgcgtgcgtgcgtgcgtgcgcgtgcgtgcgtgcgtgtgtgcgtgcgtgtgcgtgcgtgtgtgtgtgtgttgttttgttgtttacgGGGTTGTTTTCTGTCTGCCAGTGTTTTCCATCGCCGCCATGACGTCACGTGACGCCTCCGTCCTGActcacctgctcctgcagctcctcctgcagctcctcctgcccTCCACCTTGTCCCTTCTGCACCCGCCGCCCATCCACATCCCCACCCTGGTCCCCCACTCGCCGACGCCCCTCGGCCGCTCCCGCTTCAGCGCTCACGCCCGCCTGGATTTCGCCACCCGCTGCAACTCCAGCTGCTTCCACCGCGGCGTGGAGGAGCCGGCGCCGCAGCTCACGGAGAAGCTGGCCTTCGAGACGCTGTACGCCGACGGCTCGCGCACGCTCACCGCGGTGCAGGTGGAGGCCGGGGACGAGGTCGCGGGGGAGGCGGGCGACGCTCCTCACCCCTCCAGCCCCGGGCCCCGAGCGAAGCCCAAACGCCGGCGCGTGAGGCGCCAGATCTACGGCGCCGACGGGCGCTTCAACATCCAGGGCCACGACTTCCTGCTGGATTACCCGTTCTCCACGGCGGTGCGGATCTCCACCGGCTGCACCGGCGTCCTGGTGTCGCAGCTGCACGTGCTCACGGCCGCTCACTGTGTGCACGACGGCAAGGATTATGTGAAGGGCGCCAGGAAGCTCCGGGTGGGATTCCTCGTGCTCCCATCCATCAACGGCACCAACGCCGGCCTCACTCCACCCACGAAGCCTCTGGTCCGCTGGGTGAGGGTGAGACGCACGCGCGTGCCCAAGGGCTGGATTCAGGGGCCCCAGGAGGTCAGCATGGACTTCGACTAtgcgctgctggagctgcgcTGGCCCCACAGGGGTCCCTTCATGCGCCTCtccgtgaccccctcctccgaTGACCTCGCGGGGAAGCGCATCCACTTCTCTGGGTTTGACAGCGACCGACCCGGGGAGCTGGTCTACAGGTTTTGTCCCGTGGAGGAAGAGTCCAGCGACCTGATATACCAGCACTGCGACGCCCGACCTGGAGCCAGCGGCTCCGGCGTGTACGGGAGGGTGTGGGACAGCGGCTTGGAGCGCTGGGAGAGGAAGGTCATCGGCATTTTCTCCGGACACCAGTGGCTGGAAATAGACGGCGAGAACCGGGATTACAACGTGGCGGTGCGCATCACCCCGCTAAAGTTCGCCCAGATCTGTTACTGGGTTCATGGGAACGGACCAGAATGTGTCCAGGACTGAACAGAGGTTTTAAGagaaatacatgaaaaataCACGAAAGCACAAAGTGACTTATAAAGagcataataaatattaaagtcCTTCATTTTTACATCAGTAAACAGGGATACTATTGGATCTAGTTTCACTTGACTTCTGTGTTTAATTGGCTTTCTGTGACCTCTGGGTCTATTAAACAAATATGTCTGTGACACCATTACACAGCtccttttaatatattttagcCGCCGTCAGATTAATAACATAGTCAGAGTTTCCACTGTATTAACATAAGCCACTTTTTACAAGAGGGAAAAAacgtgtttcctgctgcttggGTCCGGCAGCAGGTTATTTTCCTACTGTGTCTGACGGTGATGTATGGAGGATATTGTTATTCATTTTCCTCTCTGCTTTAGATTAAGTGTCTTGGTTTGTAGGTAGCTCTTCCAGAATCAGGCTTCTGCCATAAGGTGCATTCTGATAAATACGCAGCTGACAGTAGTTTATCGACCGCGGATTAATGTCATCCCGATGTTTCAGTTTCTCATTGTcgacagcagagacagagtgttatttttattttttacaaaaatgcttgatatattttaataaagagAGATTTATAAATGTTTGTGGCTGTAGTTCTGATTTGAATTTAATAGTGTTGGGGCGCCGTCTTGTGGTCACAGCctgtactgcagctgcagccgatTAAACTACTGGAACTACTTAATTATTTAATTGGCAAAAAATTGTTTCACCTAAATTTTAAGAAAATCTGGAAGAATGTAAGGTAGTGTGTTTTATACACTTATCTTTTTTGTGCACTTTTATGCAGCAAGTTCTTGTATATCAGTAATTATTTGCTATAACTATTGTGTCCTGTTGAATTTACACAAACAATACAAGTACATGATATACACAATCAGACAAAAGACCTAAAACACCAAATAATTTATAGTGGTATGATTTTCAGACCCATCTATACTCAGTCAGCAGATGCAAACATCTATCTATCCAGTCTGGTCTGGTCACTAATCAGAAGATTTGACAAAACCAGGCTAAGTCAGTAGTTTAGTACTTTTTATTAGAGATAAGGAGACAATACAAAACATCCACCATTCAATATTCAGTCTAAACTCGCTGGTCCTTCACATACACATTGCTCCCTATCAGACCTTCATAACACCAGTTTTTTAAAATCAAGATCTTGGATTGAACACATACAAGGAATGTTGTCTGTTACTACATTAAATGCTGCGGTTCGTGACCCagcactgaaaataaaaacgGAATCAAGTTTTGGAATTTGCATgttcaaagaaaagaaaacacaatggaataacaaaaaaaattatatatataattaaccGTGTTTCCCCAGAGAAGATTTTGATACATTTTGTGCAACTGTGAATTAGTTTGTACTACATCTAGTCTCAACTACACACACTTACAAAACTTAACTAGAAGTTTGGCAAAACAATGTAGTTGGGACGATTATGTGTCAGGATTGAAGTTGGAAAACTAAAGGTTGCTGCCTGTCCCTTTCTCTGCAATCAGTCAAATAAAACAGGGAAAAACAATCCCTGCCCTCCAACATGAACAATAtatgtattttaattttaatatcaTCATCCTTCATCAgttgtattttaatgtttttcctttgtgtgtgttttgttcataTTCTTTTTGTTGCTTGAACTGCATTGACAGTCTTCATTTGTGGaatttcttttgtgttttgtttttttctaactgTCACTTGACCCCAAACCCACCCACATATCCCTCCCCGAGAGAGTCCTGCACGTGATGCTGCTTGTGCTTTTGCCCTTCTCCAAACCACACTGGAATGAACAGCTAAACCCAACAGATGTGTCTGAAAGGCCTCGATCGAAGCCGCAGAGGAGGGTGATATTTATATAGGGGATCCTTCCaggctgattactgatgagcCACCGAGCTTTTCTGCCAGGGTGTGTCGGTCTTTGAGGTCTTCCAAACCGTTCACCTGCCACTCGTGCTTAATACctaaacaaagagaaaaagaaagagagagagagagagagagagagagagagagagagagagagagagagagaagagttgGATTAAAAGAATCTAATAACTATAAATACATCTGATAGCTGCAGAGTACAATGTAGGGGCTTATTGCTCTTAAAGGCTGCACCAGCTAATCATACGTTCACCTGCTGCAATGCTGATTGTTGAGAGTGAACCAAAAACTGTAAGGGCAATAATAATTCTATGAATTTGTCCAAACAATTGACCCTTTTCATCCTGCTTAATATTAATCTCTGAGCAAACCTAAACCGTACCTTCAAATTTCCTCTTGATAGCATCTTTTGAGCTGGCATAGATCATCTTGCTCTTCAGGGGGGCACTGTCTGGAGCCCTGCAAACATGGGAAAACGCATTAACATAGACATAATCTTATTGACGGTAATAGAAACTTGACTGTCTGATCAACACTGTCCTCACCAGAAGATGAAGACCAGGTcctccttttttgtttctttggtCTCATAGGTGGCGTCATACAGGGCATAGCGGCAGTCATCTGGGGGCAGCATCTTCACAAAATGCTGGTACGGGTCCTGGACGGTGGTTCCCAGGTCGCCCAGCAGGATCTCCTTGCCATCGTCCAGGACAATATTCTTGAGGTCCTTGCTCATGCAGAACAGAAtggccttcttcctcttcctcttctcatcCTCGTTGGCCTGAGCCTTACGCACCTTCATGTCATTGAAGACTGCGATAACTTCATCTGTGACTTTCACACCAGAGGCCTGTGGAGAACATCATCTGTTCATTTAGAGTCGAAACGCATTTGTTGCTAtttaacacagcagctgctgctaataGTTCAAGTCCAATATAACAGAATAAAGATGAAGCAAGAGATAAAAATTCCATATTAAACCCTCAATATTTAACAGGCAACTTCAATGTATTTATGCAACTTTTAGAAGTATAATCATTATATCTATTAATAGCATTTCAAAGAGGATcaagtaatttaaaaaaaataaatgaataaataaaaatgcacattCTGTACCTCCACACTAGAGCTGCATGATTCATTTTTGATCTGATTTAAGGCTCTTTACCAATGAACAATGGGAGACATTTCTGGTTTCAGTGGTTCATGCACAAATATTTGCCATTGTTTTTGACAATATTTAACCGAATACATTAAGTGTCTAGACTCCTGTTTTAACAACATAAAATACTAAACATCAACTtgagtttttttatattctgaCAAAGTGACCTAAGCAACTAAACTGAACATTCTGTAAAATAGTTAATAGTGGTGCTGGTAATATCTTAATTTTGTATGTTtgtccaaaaacaaacaaaagtcaaactgagtacagtaaaaacagtcaTGAAACCAAAGAAGGGCCTGATAGGGCAGCATGTGACTATCACACCCAGCAGCAGCGCTTCCCACCAAGACAGCTGATAACGACGATTGAAACACAAAAGGTGTGGTCGTAAAATGGCCATGGTGGTGGTGAAGAGTTAAGCTTGCCGCTGCAATCAGTAAAATATCCAACCGCCACCCCAGCTGGTGCAGATGAAACCAACACTGATGATTCAGGCGCTACAGCCTTTTAATGCCATTCATTATGCATGAGGTCAGGCTGTAAGGATACTGAAGAAGACAGCATAAATATGTGGCTGTTGCTCCTAGTCTAAAGGTCCACCCTGAGTATGAATACTAAATAACCTGGGCTGACAGGTGTGACTGAAGAGGATCAGTATAAAGTTCTCTCCACAAGCCGAGGGACAAGCAAGTTTTTCTAGCATGAAGAGGACCGTGCTGGTCAGGGCGCAGCCAGGAATTAGGCTTTTCAGCGCTGGGTTCGGGCACAGACAATGGGCCTTCTGTTGATATATAGAATACAAGTCACATCGCACAGTCACAGCTGCTCCATAAACTCAGCCGGGTCTTCTGACTCTGCTTATGGCCCTCCATCACAGGAAACCTCGGTTTCAGCAGAAATGGGTGCAATCTGCTATCTAGCAGCAATATGCCAGTGGAAAAGAGGGACAATGGAAAGGAAATAAGGCAGGAAGGACGTAAAAGGAACCCAAGAGACGATGCAACTCCGACGAGAGCTGTATGTTTGCTCAGGGTGTAGAAAGGTCTCAGTGAGATAAAGCTGAAATTTAGACTAATAATTAACCAGCGAACAACCTTACTAACGGCCTAATGTTTTATCAATCAGCCATGAAATAGGCATTAGGGTCTGACATTTTCCACGTCTCCTCCTGCCATGTGCATTTCTAAAATACCTGCTGAAATCTACAGATTTCTCTCTGCTTGGCAGACGAGCCCGAAAGACCCATTTGTCTCACACTATGGTGATGCTAAGAAATAAATGATGTACACAAAATAATTTTCAGTTAAGCCAGtgtagtattttatttttactttgtacTGCCTTCTCTCTGAAAATGATCAACTGGCCAAATAAGTGttcatttttcttatttttgtcGTAGAGGTAAACTAACACCGCTGTGACCATCATTAGCTCTCACCTTATCTTAACCTAAGCTCGGCTACTATTCTTTACAGAGGTCAATGTTCAAATGACTCAGTACAAATCGAGTCATAGCGCAAGTCTCGAATTCCTTTCAAACCCAATTACGGGCCTTGTTGGATAATATCTTGAAGGCCTGTGTCAGTAGCAAACACAGGCCCAATGGGTTTCACCCAGAGAAAGTGTGAAGCAGGCGTATTTGAATTAATTCAGGCTAAAGGCAACACACAGCACAATTAGTTAACAgatttttaaaattatattacAGGTTAGTAATGTCCAAATATACCACCGTACACCCTTAGGGTTTTATGTTTCTCATATTATTCATGACAATGTATTGATAGGTacctgctgcttttgtgcagCACTGTAATAGCGTGGCATGAACGCGGTGTATAAACGTCTGTATAAATTAGATGCGCAACTGAGAGAGAGATGCGCAGCCACAAAGATCCAAAGACTGTGGCCCACTAGCTTGAGCTAGCGGACACAACGCTGCCTAAATACCGTTACATAACCGGGATAAATCCACCAGATATTTATTACACGCTAATAAATAAGTGGCAAAAGCCCCACGCCACGAGTGGCCGTAAATCAAACCTAACTGCAGATGCCTTATGATACGGCAGCAGACAAAATGGTCTTTGCACCAAATTCAGGGTGGGGCCATGAATGCAGCACACGCACATGTGTGCGCTAGCCTGCTATATAAGGCAAAAGTAGTCAAACCGGCGGTCTGTCAATTCACACAATTACCCGCACAACGGAGCTCTGTGAGGAGCATGACGTTTAATCATCCGCCGCCGTGGTGGGTTAAAACTGACCTAGTTTAGAGCCCGCAGTCGAGCGGAGTCCAAACACAGTTAGCGGGGAGCCGCgtagagacaaagaaaagcaaatcTCAGCTAGCGCAGCCATAACGCGTCATTTCTGCCCCGCAAACGCAAGCAGCCGCGCTGCGGTCGCCGCTGGCCGGTACGCGGACCCCCGAGGCGCCACGCGCACCTGCCGGCCCGGCTCGGCTTCGAGCGGACGCGCCGCCGAGCTGAGGTGGCCAACATGGACGTAGTGCGGTGACGGCCCGGCGCAGAGCGTCGTGACAATGGTGCTGAGGTGACCGCAGACGGGGCCTTTGTATAGCGGCTTTCTGTCGGAGCAACTGGAACGGATGAATGAAATGGCGCCCATCTGTGGGGCCTTAGTCGCCTAAATGCTCTGTAATAACGTCATCGTGTGTAAAATATCTCGCTACCAATTATCCGGACGCGATGAAGCTAAATGCGGCCTCAATGTGCACTACGGACGCGTCATTACGGGTCCAGTCATCACCGGCCCCGCCGCTAGCATCAGCTCCTGCCGCACAGCAGCGACTCGCTGTGTCTGATGGTAAAACCAGCAGCCGCATCTCTAAAAAAACCGCTAACCTCAGACGTCCTCACACGTTTACATTGAATTCAGAAGGCACAAAGAAAGAAGCTACAACACATGAATTGTTATGAAATATTAAACCTACCATAGTGAGACTGAGAGCTGCTTGGCGTCCGAACAAGAACTGAATGGGTTGTGACGATGAATCGTCTCTCACGGTCACACACTGGCTACACAACGTGAACGCGCGTATGTGCTGGACCCCGCTCCAGGAGCGGGCACGAGCGGGGAGCGCGTGTCTGTTAACCACGGTGGTCCGGTTGTTTTATTTAAGGTTTAATATTGACTTATGGATTATATCACCAGTTACCCACAGAGACATATATGCAGGGCAGATATGTGTACTAACAATAATTACCTCGATTCAGTGgcaatatataaacatataagtAAACATTTCATAAAAAACAAGCATAATGTCTCTATATTTACACCAGTCTTAATTGTTTTCCGTTCAAGATAACGAGATTTCGCTTTTCTAAATACTATTGTaaattttgtaaaataaataaatatttcatatatgttacatatatgtttatttatgtacCTGTTTTAATGAATGTTAGAATTTATTATATAACTACGCACTTTGAGAGTGGCGGCAACCATGAGTGCAGAAATCCAACATACCCAATGGAAAGCGAAGAGGATTATGGGAATATGTGTTTAGCAGGCTTGTATTCGAATGAACGCCGGAATCTTacaacatttaaatatattttaatatattattttatttgtaattgattaatagaataatataatTATGAATCGAAACAAAGTTTTACTTGATCTTTATGTTTTTGTTACTATTACCACATATTTAAAAACAAGCCTATGAACAAAT
This window encodes:
- the LOC114864493 gene encoding serine protease 23, coding for MTSRDASVLTHLLLQLLLQLLLPSTLSLLHPPPIHIPTLVPHSPTPLGRSRFSAHARLDFATRCNSSCFHRGVEEPAPQLTEKLAFETLYADGSRTLTAVQVEAGDEVAGEAGDAPHPSSPGPRAKPKRRRVRRQIYGADGRFNIQGHDFLLDYPFSTAVRISTGCTGVLVSQLHVLTAAHCVHDGKDYVKGARKLRVGFLVLPSINGTNAGLTPPTKPLVRWVRVRRTRVPKGWIQGPQEVSMDFDYALLELRWPHRGPFMRLSVTPSSDDLAGKRIHFSGFDSDRPGELVYRFCPVEEESSDLIYQHCDARPGASGSGVYGRVWDSGLERWERKVIGIFSGHQWLEIDGENRDYNVAVRITPLKFAQICYWVHGNGPECVQD
- the cfl1 gene encoding cofilin-1; protein product: MASGVKVTDEVIAVFNDMKVRKAQANEDEKRKRKKAILFCMSKDLKNIVLDDGKEILLGDLGTTVQDPYQHFVKMLPPDDCRYALYDATYETKETKKEDLVFIFWAPDSAPLKSKMIYASSKDAIKRKFEGIKHEWQVNGLEDLKDRHTLAEKLGGSSVISLEGSPI